In a single window of the Streptococcus ilei genome:
- the coaA gene encoding type I pantothenate kinase, with amino-acid sequence MDKEFLHFEKINRQTWQNLHRKSTPPLSEEELNSIKSFNDLISLQDVTDIYLPLTHLIQIYKKAKEDLAFSKGIFLQQESKKQPFMIGISGSVAVGKSTTSRLLQILLSRTFSGSTVELVTTDGFLYPNATLIEQDILNRKGFPESYDMELLLDFLNGLKNGQSYQIPVYSHEIYDIVPDQKQTIQAADFIIVEGINVFQNPQNDRLYMTDFFDFSIYVDAEVANIESWYIDRFKKLLDRANDDPSNYYHRFTKQPEAEVLAFAHQVWESINLLNLKDYIEPTRNRAELILHKSANHEIDEIYLKR; translated from the coding sequence ACTTGGCAAAATCTCCACCGAAAATCAACTCCTCCTCTATCTGAAGAGGAATTGAATTCCATCAAGAGTTTTAATGACCTCATTAGTTTACAAGATGTAACAGACATTTATTTACCCCTGACACACTTAATTCAAATCTACAAAAAAGCAAAAGAAGACTTAGCCTTCTCTAAAGGCATCTTCCTCCAACAGGAAAGCAAAAAACAGCCTTTTATGATTGGAATTTCAGGGTCTGTGGCTGTCGGCAAATCAACGACTAGCCGCCTTCTTCAAATCCTTCTTTCTCGGACCTTTTCCGGTTCTACAGTGGAGCTAGTGACGACAGATGGCTTCTTATATCCCAATGCGACTTTGATTGAACAAGACATTCTCAATCGCAAGGGCTTCCCTGAAAGTTATGATATGGAACTTCTCTTGGATTTCCTGAATGGGCTAAAAAATGGTCAGAGTTACCAGATTCCCGTCTATTCTCATGAGATTTATGATATCGTCCCTGACCAGAAGCAAACCATCCAAGCTGCAGACTTCATTATTGTTGAAGGGATCAATGTTTTTCAGAATCCTCAAAATGATCGCCTCTATATGACAGACTTCTTTGACTTCTCCATCTATGTAGATGCTGAGGTTGCCAATATTGAGTCCTGGTATATTGACCGCTTTAAAAAATTATTGGACCGTGCGAATGATGATCCAAGCAACTACTACCATCGCTTTACCAAGCAACCAGAAGCTGAAGTCCTAGCTTTTGCTCATCAGGTATGGGAGTCTATCAACCTCTTAAATCTAAAAGACTACATCGAGCCCACCCGCAACCGTGCTGAACTGATCCTACACAAATCTGCCAACCATGAGATTGATGAAATCTACCTCAAGAGATAA
- the rpsT gene encoding 30S ribosomal protein S20 — protein MEVKKLANIKSAIKRAELNVKHNEKNSAQKSAMRTAIKAFEANPSEELYRAASSAIDKAETKGLIHKNKASRDKARLAAKLG, from the coding sequence TTGGAGGTGAAAAAATTGGCAAACATTAAATCAGCTATCAAACGCGCTGAATTGAACGTTAAACACAACGAAAAAAACTCAGCTCAAAAATCAGCTATGCGTACTGCAATCAAAGCTTTTGAAGCAAACCCATCTGAAGAACTTTACCGCGCTGCTAGCTCAGCTATCGATAAAGCAGAAACTAAAGGTTTGATCCACAAAAACAAAGCTAGCCGTGATAAAGCACGTCTTGCAGCGAAACTTGGTTAA
- a CDS encoding DNA topology modulation protein — protein MKITIIGYSGSGKSTLAKTLADHYQLSLLHLDRLQFLPNWQDNDPDKMEQEVLTFLDTKENWVIDGNYAWCQYERRLEESDWIIFLNFSRWNCLYRAWKRARHFRGQVRDSMATGCIEKLDWEFIRWVLWDGRQARQVTRYQTVGQTYSDKFIALKNQKELDRFLNKVKNDLLESK, from the coding sequence ATGAAAATTACGATTATCGGCTATTCTGGATCAGGAAAATCTACTCTTGCAAAGACCCTTGCTGATCACTATCAACTTTCACTGCTTCACCTAGACCGTCTGCAATTCCTTCCGAATTGGCAGGACAATGACCCTGACAAGATGGAGCAAGAAGTCCTTACTTTTTTAGATACCAAAGAAAACTGGGTCATTGATGGCAACTATGCTTGGTGCCAATACGAGCGCAGATTGGAAGAGTCCGACTGGATTATTTTCCTAAATTTCTCCCGTTGGAACTGCCTTTATCGGGCCTGGAAGCGGGCCCGTCACTTCCGAGGTCAAGTTAGAGACAGCATGGCAACTGGTTGCATTGAAAAATTAGACTGGGAATTCATCCGCTGGGTTCTTTGGGATGGTCGCCAAGCCAGACAGGTCACACGCTATCAGACTGTCGGCCAAACCTATTCAGACAAATTCATCGCTCTCAAAAACCAAAAAGAACTAGACCGTTTCCTAAATAAAGTCAAAAATGACCTACTAGAGTCGAAATAA